A stretch of DNA from Cyanobium sp. AMD-g:
CCCTGGTCGAGCACGGCGATGCGGTCGCACCAGCGGCCGGCCATGGCCAGGTCGTGGCTGATCAGCAGCAGGGCGCTGCCGGTTTCGGTGCAGAGATCACTGAGCTGGGCCATCACCTGGCCGGCGACGGCCACATCCAGGCTGGTGGTGGGTTCATCGGCGATCACCAGGGGCGGCTGCAGGGCCAGGGCCAGGGCGATGGCCAGGCGCTGGCGCATGCCGCCGCTGAATTCATGGGGAAAGCTGCCGTAGCGCTCCGGGTCGATGCCCACCCGGGCCAGCAGCTCCCGGGCCCGTTGGCGGCCTCCGCCGCGGTGGGCGGCCAGGGTGTCGCGCAGATGCTCGCCGATGGTGAGCAACGGGTTGAGCCGGGTCATCGGGTCCTGGAACACCAGACCCACCGCTTCGCCCCGCAGCCGGCGCAGGGCGGCGCGCCGGAGCTGGCGGGGGTCCTGGCCGGTCAGGAGCAGCTCCCCCTCGCAGCTGCTGCCGGGGGGCAGCAGCTGCAGCACGGCACGGGCGACGGTGCTCTTGCCGCAGCCCGAGGGCCCCACCAGGGCCAGACGCTCGCCGGCCGATAGGGTCAGGTCGAGGCCATCGAGGGTGGGCCGTTCACTGCCGGGGTAACGCACCTGCAGGGCGCCGATCCGCAGCACTGGCGCCGGCGGGATGGACGGGGCTCTGGGGGCCATGGACGGGTCCGGCGGCGCCCAGTCTGGATGGCCGAATGCGCAAATCCCCTGGTTCGTGACGATTGCCCCATACCATGGGAGGACCCTGAAGGGTGTGATGCTGAGAGTGGCGCCGGATCCAGGTTCCCCTCCGGTGGCCTACGCCTCGGTTCCAGCTTCTGATGGGGATGGGGCACCGGAGGCTGTGGCACCCGCCATCTCCGAGCGCACCTACGGCGTCCCCCTGCCGGCCTGGCTGCGCCAGAGCCTCCAGCAACGGCAGCCCGCCGGCGACGACGCGCCGCGACCCGTCGATCCGGAGGCCCTGGTGGCCACCGCCTTCGACTTCGCCTACCAGCTCCACGACGGCCAGTTCCGGGCCAGCGGAGAGCCCTACATCGTCCATCCGATCGCCGTTGCCGGTCTGCTGCGGGACATCGGCGCCAGTGCGGCGGTGATCGCCGCCGGTTTCCTGCACGACGTCGTGGAGGACACCCAGGTCACCCCCGAGGAGATCGAAGAGCGTTTCGGCGAGGAGGTGCGCGCCCTGGTGGAGGGGGTCACCAAGCTGGGCGGCATCCATTTCACCAACCGCACCGAGGCCCAGGCGGAGAACCTGCGCCGCATGTTCCTGGCCATGGCCAGCGACATCCGGGTGGTGCTGGTCAAGCTGGCCGACCGGCTGCACAACATGCGCACCCTCGGCGCCCTCAAGCCCGAGAAGCAGCAGCGCATCGCCCGGGAGACGCGCGACATCTACGCCCCCCTGGCCAACCGCCTGGGCATCGGCCGCTTCAAGTGGGAGCTGGAGGACCTGGCCTTCAAGGTGCTGGAGCCCGAGTCCTACCGCGATGTGCAGCAGCAGGTCGCCACCAAGCGCAGCGAACGGGAGGAGCGGCTGGGAGCCACGGTGCAGCTGCTGCGTGATCGCCTGGCCGCGGCGGGCCTGCAGGACTGCGACGTGAGTGGCCGGCCCAAGCACCTCTATGGCATCTGGAGCAAGATGCAGCGCCAGCAGAAGGCCTTCCACGAGATCTACGACGTGGCGGCCCTGCGGATCCTCTGCCCGAGCGTGGAGAGCTGCTACCGGGCCCTGGCGGTGGTGCACGACATCTTCCGGCCGATCCCCGGCCGCTTCAAGGACTACATCGGCCTGCCCAAGCCCAACGGCTACCAGTCGCTGCACACGGCGGTGATCGGCCGGCACCGGCCGATCGAGGTGCAGATCCGCACCACCGACATGCATCAGGTGGCGGAATACGGCATCGCCGCCCACTGGAAGTACAAGGAGGGGGGCTCGCCGGCCGCCGGCGACACCGAACGCTTCAACTGGCTGAGGCAGCTGGTCGACTGGCAGAAGGACGATGGCGGCGAGGACAGCAGCGACTTCCTGGCCTCGATCAAGGAGGACCTCTTCGACGAGGAGGTGTTCGTGTTCACCCCCAAGGGGGATGTGGTGGGCCTGCGCAAGGGCTCCACCGCCGTCGACTTCGCCTTCCGCATTCACTCGGAGGTGGGCAACCACTGCCAGGGCGTGCGCATCAACGACCGCCTCTGTCCCTTGGCCACCCCCCTGCAGAACGGCGATTTCGTGCAGGTGATCACCGCCAAGAACGCCCACCCGAGCCTCGACTGGCTCAACTTCGTGGCCACCCCCACGGCCCGCAACCGCATCCGGGGCTGGTACAAGCGCAGCCACCGCGACGACAACATCCAGCGGGGCACCGAGATGCTCGAGCGGG
This window harbors:
- a CDS encoding bifunctional (p)ppGpp synthetase/guanosine-3',5'-bis(diphosphate) 3'-pyrophosphohydrolase yields the protein MLRVAPDPGSPPVAYASVPASDGDGAPEAVAPAISERTYGVPLPAWLRQSLQQRQPAGDDAPRPVDPEALVATAFDFAYQLHDGQFRASGEPYIVHPIAVAGLLRDIGASAAVIAAGFLHDVVEDTQVTPEEIEERFGEEVRALVEGVTKLGGIHFTNRTEAQAENLRRMFLAMASDIRVVLVKLADRLHNMRTLGALKPEKQQRIARETRDIYAPLANRLGIGRFKWELEDLAFKVLEPESYRDVQQQVATKRSEREERLGATVQLLRDRLAAAGLQDCDVSGRPKHLYGIWSKMQRQQKAFHEIYDVAALRILCPSVESCYRALAVVHDIFRPIPGRFKDYIGLPKPNGYQSLHTAVIGRHRPIEVQIRTTDMHQVAEYGIAAHWKYKEGGSPAAGDTERFNWLRQLVDWQKDDGGEDSSDFLASIKEDLFDEEVFVFTPKGDVVGLRKGSTAVDFAFRIHSEVGNHCQGVRINDRLCPLATPLQNGDFVQVITAKNAHPSLDWLNFVATPTARNRIRGWYKRSHRDDNIQRGTEMLERELGRDGFDALLNGEAIARVAKRCNLVGTEDLLAALGFGGVTLQQVLNRLREEVRLSTAAAAPTPTNEEVAAGVAAAQPRHAPHGHPSNSPILGLEGLEYRLGGCCSPLPGEAIVGTVALGNHGITIHRQDCANVPQVPVERRLPVRWNPLGETQQRRYPVRLRIEVLDRVGVLKDILMRLSDHRINVSDARVRTSAGKPARIDLRVELLSAAQLRTTMDQIRSMADVLDLCRTGIG